A DNA window from Helianthus annuus cultivar XRQ/B chromosome 15, HanXRQr2.0-SUNRISE, whole genome shotgun sequence contains the following coding sequences:
- the LOC110910101 gene encoding endoglucanase 17 isoform X2, which produces MASSLNLLHLLLILLTLSSATATFRHRRTASHNYRDALTKSILFFEGQRSGRLPPNQRMTWRRNSGLLDGSAMKVDLVGGYYDAGDNVKFGFPMAFTTTMLSWSVLEFGGMMKSELGNAKTAIRWATDYLLKATAQPDTIYVQVGDANKDHACWERPEDMDTQRTVIKIDRNNPGTDVAAETAAALAAASLVFRKSDPNYSKVLLRRAIRVFAFANKYRGAYSDGLKSYVCPFYCSYSGYQDELLWGAAWLQKATRSPTYLNFIQSNGQTLGVDENDNNFGWDNKHAGAKILLSKAFLLQKVQSLHDYKGHADSFICSLVPGVPSSQTQYTPGGLLFRMDDSNMQYVTSTTFLLVTYAKFLTRSHTVANCGGAIVTARRLRTIAKKQVDYLLGDNPMRMSFMVGYGPRFPERIHHRGSSLPSISAHPAKIDCGSGFNFMHSESPNPNILVGAVVGGPDEHDRYTDERSDYFQTEPATYTNAPLVGTLAYLAHSYGQI; this is translated from the exons ATGGCTTCCTCACTCAAtctcctccacctcctcctcatACTACTAACCCTCTCCTCCGCCACCGCCACCTTCCGCCACCGTCGTACCGCCTCCCATAACTACCGAGATGCCCTCACCAAATCCATTCTTTTCTTTGAAGGCCAAAGGTCCGGTAGACTTCCACCCAACCAAAGAATGACTTGGAGGAGAAACTCCGGACTTTTGGATGGATCCGCGATGAAA GTGGATTTAGTAGGCGGGTACTACGACGCAGGGGACAACGTCAAATTCGGGTTCCCAATGGCGTTCACCACGACAATGTTGTCATGGAGCGTGCTTGAATTCGGCGGTATGATGAAAAGCGAGTTAGGAAACGCCAAAACCGCGATCCGTTGGGCCACCGATTACCTTCTCAAAGCCACCGCGCAACCCGACACCATTTATGTTCAA GTTGGTGATGCAAACAAAGATCATGCTTGTTGGGAAAGACCAGAAGACATGGATACACAAAGAACAGTTATAAAAATTGACAGAAATAACCCTGGAACAGATGTTGCTGCTGAAACAGCTGCTGCTCTTGCTGCTGCATCTTTGGTGTTTAGAAAGTCTGATCCTAATTACTCAAAGGTCCTTTTAAGAAGGGCAATTAGG GTGTTTGCATTTGCTAATAAGTATAGAGGTGCTTACAGTGATGGGCTCAAGAGTTATGTGTGTCCATTTTACTGCTCTTATTCTGGGTATCAG GATGAGTTGTTATGGGGAGCTGCATGGTTGCAAAAAGCTACAAGAAGCCCAACATATTTAAACTTCATTCAGTCAAATGGTCAAACACTTGGTGTGGATGAGAATGATAATAACTTTGGTTGGGACAATAAGCATGCTGGTGCCAAGATTCTTCTATCCAAA GCATTTCTTCTCCAAAAGGTTCAATCTCTCCATGATTACAAGGGTCATGCAGATAGCTTCATTTGCTCACTTGTTCCAGGAGTCCCCTCTTCTCAAACACAATACACCCCAG GGGGGCTTTTGTTTAGGATGGATGATAGTAACATGCAATATGTGACCTCCACAACATTTTTATTAGTAACCTATGCCAAATTCTTAACCCGATCACACACGGTTGCTAACTGTGGCGGCGCAATTGTGACCGCTCGGCGGCTACGAACCATCGCCAAGAAACAAGTCGATTACTTGCTCGGTGACAACCCAATGAGGATGTCATTCATGGTGGGATACGGGCCCCGCTTCCCAGAAAGGATCCACCACCGGGGATCGTCTCTCCCATCGATATCCGCACACCCTGCGAAAATCGATTGTGGGTCGGGGTTTAACTTCATGCATTCGGAGTCCCCGAACCCGAACATACTAGTTGGGGCTGTTGTTGGTGGACCGGATGAACACGACCGGTATACCGATGAACGGTCTGATTATTTTCAGACCGAACCCGCAACGTACACGAACGCACCCCTTGTTGGAACATTGGCGTATTTGGCTCATTCATATGGGCAGATTTAG
- the LOC110910101 gene encoding endoglucanase 17 isoform X1, translated as MASSLNLLHLLLILLTLSSATATFRHRRTASHNYRDALTKSILFFEGQRSGRLPPNQRMTWRRNSGLLDGSAMKVGDFVRFLRVDLVGGYYDAGDNVKFGFPMAFTTTMLSWSVLEFGGMMKSELGNAKTAIRWATDYLLKATAQPDTIYVQVGDANKDHACWERPEDMDTQRTVIKIDRNNPGTDVAAETAAALAAASLVFRKSDPNYSKVLLRRAIRVFAFANKYRGAYSDGLKSYVCPFYCSYSGYQDELLWGAAWLQKATRSPTYLNFIQSNGQTLGVDENDNNFGWDNKHAGAKILLSKAFLLQKVQSLHDYKGHADSFICSLVPGVPSSQTQYTPGGLLFRMDDSNMQYVTSTTFLLVTYAKFLTRSHTVANCGGAIVTARRLRTIAKKQVDYLLGDNPMRMSFMVGYGPRFPERIHHRGSSLPSISAHPAKIDCGSGFNFMHSESPNPNILVGAVVGGPDEHDRYTDERSDYFQTEPATYTNAPLVGTLAYLAHSYGQI; from the exons ATGGCTTCCTCACTCAAtctcctccacctcctcctcatACTACTAACCCTCTCCTCCGCCACCGCCACCTTCCGCCACCGTCGTACCGCCTCCCATAACTACCGAGATGCCCTCACCAAATCCATTCTTTTCTTTGAAGGCCAAAGGTCCGGTAGACTTCCACCCAACCAAAGAATGACTTGGAGGAGAAACTCCGGACTTTTGGATGGATCCGCGATGAAAGTAGGCGACTTTGTTCGCTTTTTACGT GTGGATTTAGTAGGCGGGTACTACGACGCAGGGGACAACGTCAAATTCGGGTTCCCAATGGCGTTCACCACGACAATGTTGTCATGGAGCGTGCTTGAATTCGGCGGTATGATGAAAAGCGAGTTAGGAAACGCCAAAACCGCGATCCGTTGGGCCACCGATTACCTTCTCAAAGCCACCGCGCAACCCGACACCATTTATGTTCAA GTTGGTGATGCAAACAAAGATCATGCTTGTTGGGAAAGACCAGAAGACATGGATACACAAAGAACAGTTATAAAAATTGACAGAAATAACCCTGGAACAGATGTTGCTGCTGAAACAGCTGCTGCTCTTGCTGCTGCATCTTTGGTGTTTAGAAAGTCTGATCCTAATTACTCAAAGGTCCTTTTAAGAAGGGCAATTAGG GTGTTTGCATTTGCTAATAAGTATAGAGGTGCTTACAGTGATGGGCTCAAGAGTTATGTGTGTCCATTTTACTGCTCTTATTCTGGGTATCAG GATGAGTTGTTATGGGGAGCTGCATGGTTGCAAAAAGCTACAAGAAGCCCAACATATTTAAACTTCATTCAGTCAAATGGTCAAACACTTGGTGTGGATGAGAATGATAATAACTTTGGTTGGGACAATAAGCATGCTGGTGCCAAGATTCTTCTATCCAAA GCATTTCTTCTCCAAAAGGTTCAATCTCTCCATGATTACAAGGGTCATGCAGATAGCTTCATTTGCTCACTTGTTCCAGGAGTCCCCTCTTCTCAAACACAATACACCCCAG GGGGGCTTTTGTTTAGGATGGATGATAGTAACATGCAATATGTGACCTCCACAACATTTTTATTAGTAACCTATGCCAAATTCTTAACCCGATCACACACGGTTGCTAACTGTGGCGGCGCAATTGTGACCGCTCGGCGGCTACGAACCATCGCCAAGAAACAAGTCGATTACTTGCTCGGTGACAACCCAATGAGGATGTCATTCATGGTGGGATACGGGCCCCGCTTCCCAGAAAGGATCCACCACCGGGGATCGTCTCTCCCATCGATATCCGCACACCCTGCGAAAATCGATTGTGGGTCGGGGTTTAACTTCATGCATTCGGAGTCCCCGAACCCGAACATACTAGTTGGGGCTGTTGTTGGTGGACCGGATGAACACGACCGGTATACCGATGAACGGTCTGATTATTTTCAGACCGAACCCGCAACGTACACGAACGCACCCCTTGTTGGAACATTGGCGTATTTGGCTCATTCATATGGGCAGATTTAG